CGCATCTCCTATGCGATTCAATCTAACCCTAATTTCAACTCGCAGGTACCGTGGTCATATGGGCCAAACATGTGGCAGTCTCCTTCATGGGCTATTCCTCCTTGCCCATATCCAACCTCTTCTTGGATCAGGCCCAATTACAACCAGAACCAGCCTGGAATTTTAGGCCCAAGACCACAACAGCACTATGCTAATTCAGTTCAATCTACTGCCACTCCAACTGATATTGAAGAAGCACTACATACTATGACACTCCACCCTCCGGACGAAAACTGGTACATGGACACGGGTGCTACCTCCCACATGACAGGTAATCAAGACATCCTTACATCTTATTATCCAAACAGGTTACCTTCACGTATTATAGTCGGTAATGGTCACGGACTTCCCATCTTGGGCCACGGCTCATCCACTCTTCCTATTAATCACAATCGTCCACTTTATCTTTCCAATATCCTTCACTCACCTAGCTTAATTAAAAATCTTATATATGTACGTCGTTTAACTACTGATAATAAAATATCTATTGAATTTGACCCGTTTGGTTTTACTTTGAAGGAATTTCCGAAGGGGACCCCTCTAATGCGGTGCAACAGCACCGGTGAGCTCTATCCGTTCAAGCCTTCCACCTTGCCGCCACTACATCATCATTCTGCATTTTCTGCTTTTTCACAAGACTTATGGCACAAACGCCTTGGACATCCAGGCGCAAATATCATAAAGTCGCTTAGAAATAAACATTGTATTCATTACAATTCTAGtaataaacatactttttgtcAATCTTGTATTTTTGGCAAACATATACGACTTCCATTTTATTCTTCGTCTACCAAAACTTTAGCTCCATTCGATATAATTCATAGTGATTTATGGACCTCTCCGGTCACTAGTAGTGGTGGTCATAAATACTACCTTTTATTTCTGGATAACTTTCCAAATTTTCTATGGACTTTTCCTATTACTAATAAATCTCAAGTGTACACTATTTTTACCAACTTTCATAAAATGATACTCAATTCGGTAAAAACATCAAAACATTTCAATGCGATAATGGCAGCGAATATAACAACCAAAATTTTCATAAATTTTGTTCTCAAAATGGCATGACTTTTCGATTTTCGTGTCCCTACACTTCCCCTCAAAATGGCAAAGCCGAACGTAAAATTCGTGCAATTAATAATATTATGCGTACCATCCTCACACACTCTTCCGTACCCGCCAAATTTTGGCATCATGCACTCGAAACCGTCACCTATCTTCTCAACATCCTTCCTTCCACAAATTCTAACAATCTATCTCCTACACAAGTACTCTATCATCGCACACCCTCCTATGACTCACTACGCATTTTTGGATGTCTCTGTTATCCACTCTTACCCTCTCCCACAATCAACAAACTAGAACCACGTTCTAAACCATGTATTTTTCTCGGCTATCCTAACGACCACCACGGTTATAAATGTTATGATACCACCACAAATAAAATCTTCATCTCGCGTCACGTTATATTTAATGAGGACGTGTTTCCTTTTGCCACATTGCAACACTCTACTGACACCTATAAATTTTTAAATAACAATTTCCATCCCCTTTACTTTAATTCCACTCAACCTATTACTAATATTCCTCCTTCTCAGCTTCCTGTCAACATTCCCATCCATGATAATGGGCCTCCAAGCCCATCAACTACTCCTAATATGTCACCTGATACTACTACTCAAACGTCTCCTACCTCTCATGTTTCCATTTCCACGTCTGATGCAAACACTCATACTACCTCACCTTAGATACCTACTGTTCAACACGCCACTTCTACTACCAATACGCATTCGACTCATCCCATGACTACACGTGGCAAAGTAGGCATAGTCAAACCAAAAGTGCCTTTAAATCTCTCCGTTACCACCTCTATCTCGCCCATTCCATCTAATCCTAAATGTGCTCTCTCCGACCCTAATTGGTTCCGTGCCATGACCGACGAATACAAGGCCCTTTTGGATAATGAGACATGGACTCTTGTTCCTCGTCAATCACATATGAATGTTATTCGCTCTATGTGGATTTTTAAGCACAAAACAAGATCCGATGGCTCGTTTGAAAGATACAAAGCTAGATTAGTCGGTGACGGTCGATCTCAACAAATTGGTATTGATTGCCATGAAACGTTTAGTCCCGTTGTCAAACCCGCTACTATTCGTACCGTTTTGAGTATTGCCGTTTCAAACAATTGGTCTATTCACCAGTTGGACGTTAAAAATGCGTTCTTACATGGACACTTAGCCGAAACCGTTTACATGCATCAACCGTTCGGTTTTCGCGACCCACATAAACCGAATCATGTTTGCTTGTTGAAACGATCACTCTATGGTCTCAAGGAAGCGCCTCGTGCTTGGTACCAACGTTTTGCAGATTTCGTGTCTACTATTGGTTTCGTTAACAGCAAAGTCGATCACTCACTATTTGTTTATCATCATGGGAACGACATGGAATATCTCCTATTATACGTTGACGATATCATTTTGGTTACTTCGTCTACCCTCCTGCGATGTAAACTTTTAGAACTCTTGGGCAAAGAATTTGCGATGAAGGACCTTGGTCCACTGCACTCCTTTTTAGGCATATCGGTAACTCGTAACAAAGAAGGTTTATTTCTCACTCAGCAAGCCTATGCCCAAGAAATCATCGCGCGTGCAGGTATGCTATCGTGCAATCCGAGTTCTACACCTGTTGACACTTTAGGTAAACAAGGTGCCACACATGGAACGCCATACTCAAAACCCTCAATATATCGAAGCCTAGCTGGTGCCTTACAGTACTTAACCTTCACCCGACCGGATATCTCTTACGCGGTGCAACAAATTTGCTTGCACATGCATGCACCCTACACGTCTCATGTACACGCACTCAAACGTATCATCCGGTACATACAGGGTACGATTTCCATGGGGCTTCACATCACGCCATCCTACTCGCGTGACTTAGTGGCATTCACTGACGCGGACTGGGCAGGATGTCCAGACACTAGACGTTCGACTTCAGGTTATTGCGTATATCTAGGCGATAATCTACTCTCTTGGTCCTCAAAAAGACAACCCATCGTCTCTAGATCCAGCGCTGAAGCTGAATATAGAGGAGTAGCAAATGTTGTAGCGGAAGTTTGCTGGCTACGAAACCTATTGATGGAATTACACCTTCCTCTTCACAAAACCATGCTTGTCTTTTGCGACAACGTCAGTGCCATCTACTTATCCGGTAACCCAGTGCAACACCAACGTACTAAACACATTGAACTTGATATACATTTTGTACGAGAAAAAGTTGCTCGGGGACAGGTTCGCGTTTTGCACGTTCCAACGCGTTTTCAGATCGTGGACATTTTCACTAAAGGCTTACCGAGACTACTATTCGAGGAGTTTCGATCCAGTCTATGCATTCGCCCTCCGAACGCTTCGACTGCGGGGGCGTAATAGTGTGTACTACTAGTTAGATTGTACCTTGTACTGTACACTTATCATTTGTACTATGTAATGTATGTATCACGTGTGTATATGTAGTCCAGTAGTTTAGTCCAGAATAGCAGCATAGTTAGTTAGCTACAATAGTGGACAATTAGCTTTTCACAATGTGTATAAATACTTGTATCTGGAAATCAATGAAGGCGACACAGTTTTATCATTTACAGAAGCAGAAGGTTAATTTAGAAACCTAACCTGTATCCAAGGGTTGGGTATTTGTGGGGTCAGCCGATGACCTGCGGTTGCAGTTTGAGTGGGGATTGCGTCTAGTAGCTTCACGACAGTAAATTCTGGATATTGTTGCCTTGATAGTGGGTTGTAACGAAACTTAAATGTGTGCGTCTGACCTTGAATTGCTTCAATGAGCGGAGGTAATTCATGAGCCTGATCGAATCCTCTAACTGTTACCAGCTCTTTGCACGTGTGGCCTACAATTTCATTCCCGACTTCGGAGAAAAACATAAAAAAGTCTGTTGTTGATGTGTCGCTGACAATTGCCTTGAAACAGTACCCGAGGAAAACAACAGTTAACATATTTTTCTAACGCAGACCCTAATCCAGCAAATAAAAGCCAATTTTCAGGGCTGACTAATCATCAAATTCTCATGAATATCTCAATTTACAAACACAATTAACTAACAACTCCAAATCTTAATTATCTATTAGTAGTGGGGCAGTAAAAGCTCAAACCTTTCGACCTTCATAACTATATTTAAGCAGTTTATATTTTTTCTACCAAAGATGGAATTTGTGTTGCAATGTTAAATAATTTGCTAATCATCGTTATGTGAATAAATTTTTTTTAATGCCTAACGATTCGTATCTCGAAAAAGGCAGAAATGCTTATAACATAGTTCATTGTGCTCACATGGGTCTGTAGGTTGATTGTCTCTTGTGGGTCATGCATGTGTAGCTGTTTGGCTCATCTGGGTCCTCAACGACTTTGAACGAACATTCGGTGCAACTCTTATAGAACCAATCTCTGTTTCCACCAACCTGCTCTATGGTAGCTTCAGAAGTAAAATCGATGGACTGCAAAAGTAGATAAATTTTAGTCGGTTGTTCATATGACAGGGTAGATGCAATAAACATGTGTACCTGTTGATGGTCGTTTAATTGTCTAGGTGGTAATAAGTTTAACGAACTTttacagtaatttttttttttaaatattttttcatgctttcgtgtggtatatatatatcggtgtgtgtgtctgtgtgggtgggtatgtatgtatgtatgtatgtatgtatgtatgtatgtatgtatgtatgtatgtatgtatgtatgtatgtatgtatgtatgtatatattttgtttgtctgtatgtctacctgaaattaaatggttttgtgcactattttattcatgctctttgccctactgttgtgcattactgctatatgtgtcccctttatggttactgtgtatggttgcttcttgctaggcgctcattactcgtacaggtacgtatcatttgccctctctatttcgttcttatgagcttttcgggccggaggtcctttaggaagcaatctcttttgcgctagagtagagggagggacgaccttatctaggcgcgggttctatacccgcgggtggagtagtgacttccttctaatctagggtacgaggaatgattgtctacactcacctcccccataccccactttcgctggattgggtattgttgttgttgttgttgttgttgtaattctgGTGTTTGCAGCATGTTGAGTTTCTCATTTTGCAAGTGTATGATGTATATAAGTAGCATTCAGGATTTAAGTTTTTTTTTCCAACATGAAAGTCACCCTACAGATGTTTAAGccatgtgtgttttttttttttttttaatattatactTACCCTATAGTTGTGTAAGTTATGTGTGAGTAGATCTGCAATCGGGTATCTGTTGCGCACTCGCTCAATCGCCATGTCATTTGATCTTTGTCTGTTGATTATCAAAGGTGGGTGTGCAAGAAACCTCTCTGTGTGCCTATATAAAGGAAATATGTTAACATTTAAAACGGCGGGCGCCAAATGTAAAATGCAACTGACCTCTGCGTATTGAACGAATTGAAAGTTTTTTTACTTACTCATTTATCGAATCGAAAAACTCTGGAATTGGTGGATTGAAATAGCAGTGGGTCGCTTGTGTCCCATTTAGTTGAACTTCCCCTTCATATGATAATTAACAACTTTTCAATCGAAAGTGAAATTACAGTATCATGtatttgaaaaataaaataaatagttGGGGGGGTTTACCGCGATAGATTTTGAGCCGGCACGAGGTAACCGCAAGGATTACCGGTTTATCCATGGCATCATAAGCTTCCACGTCGAAGGAAGTCGCAATCTCGTTCCAGAGGGTTACCTGTATCGCATCACCACTAGTAACAAAGAAGTTAACAACACATATATTTTAGTGACATTTAAATGCAGCTACTATGAAGATAAAAAAACCCCATTTTTTAATATGAATTGAAACTCATAGGTGCAATGGTTAACTTACTTGAGGTTTTGTATGCCGGGACTGCGGGCGGATAAAGGGGCGGTAAAGGTGAGGCTATAACAGGTGTACATGCAGCAACATCTAGAGTAATTTCACAATAAGGAGAACATTAATAAAGGCTAAACAGATGAAAAGCAAGGTAATGATCATCAAAGGCTAAACAGGAGAACATTAACATGAGAACATTAATAAAGGCTAAACATGAGAACATTAACAGGTGTACATACCTCTTACATAAGCGAGGTAATGATCATCAAAGACAATCGAAGATGAtgtattattatcatcatgtaAAGCAACTGCTAACGATGCACTATTATCACGCCGACTTAGAGACGCTCTTCTAGCAACTTGTCCCGGAGACATACCAAACCCCTCAACATCAGTAACACCAGACACATACAGATTACAATTAAATTTTTTCCTTTTTCTCGAACCACTCATTACCACAATTAGCCAAAAAAAATTATGAACACAAAAAAAGACAGCACTATACACAAgtgaagaaaaattaaaaaaaaaggccACACCATAGAAGAATACATACGGCAGTCAACAATACAAGGAAGAATTAAAAAAGAACAAAAAAGACCGGAATTACATACATGGAAAGAAAGAAATCCGCAATTGAAAGAGACTGAAAAAAAGTGCCCAAATTAGAACAACACATGTATAGAAATTAAGAACGAAAGAGAGAAATTTGGGCCCTAAATCAGTTAAAATTAAGCCAATTACCTTGTTAGCAGGAGAATTAGTGTCAATTTTGAATGCTACCTGCAAAGAAGCTCACAATTACAGCACCTTTAGATTAAAGCCTGTAGGATATTTTGGGGAGAGATTAGGAGCTAATAGATGAAGAAGAGAAGGGTATGGGGATGGGAGGGATGGGTTCATGTCTGAAGAAGATGGGAGGGATGGAGAGGAAGGTGGGAGGTATGGGTGCAAGACTTATACTTTTGTGAGGAAAAAAGGGTATACCGGTTGTTATAATACGGGTTGGTTCAAGGGTTCACGGGTCGGTGCACGGGTCGGTTCATGGGTCGTTGGATATTTGACCACTATACATGAATAGTCAAAGGCCAATCAAaatcaagcaaaaaaaaaaaaatttgaccaATGAGAGGCAAGTGTCTACTTTGATCAATAGGAGATAAGGGAATAGATATTAATATGTTGTATTATGTTATTGCATAATTATGATAGTAAGTATTGTACAACTTGATATTGCATAATTACCATAGATATCAAAAAAGATAGTAGGGATATATTAATGCCCGGGGTGTTTTATacattttcatatttatttatttatttatatatttataaatttataaatgacAAAAATTTCAAGGTATTCTGGTTTGTCCAAAATTGCTTTACTTGCAAACTAAATAAAGAACAAGAAGGCTGAACAACACCAAATAACCTTCAATTGCAAGTTCTACTAGTGTACTTGTACATGATTCCCAACAACTAACTAAACTACTCCGTACCTTTCTATGCAGTTTTCTCACAGGTGCAATTGGGCATACTCAAAAAGTACACAAACTAATAATCCTTTCAAATGAAATGAAATCAACAAAAGCAACCTCTCTATACTGGTAAAAAAAAACCTTGAATTTTAAGGTCTTATTTGATCTATAAAAGTTTCAAATAGTTCTCGATTGCTTATAGTTCCACACGTTTCTTGATAATATGACGACTTTCATACTAGTAATGAATGAATGTTAGTCACATTTCCATCTTCTGGCATCATCTCTGTCATAATGAATGTGAGTCTTTAGGGTAGGCCTAGAAACAGGACATAAGAAAGAAAAACCTACATGAGTTCCTAAGATACAAATAAGCTAACAAATGAAATAAAATTTCAGTAGCTTCATCTTACTAGTCCTTATTAGGCCATTTATGGCATGTTCCCAACCCGATTTACCCTTTATGAGCAgtagagttaaaaaaaaaaaaaaaaaaaaaaaaaattgaccatTGACTTATAGTTGGGTTGTAAACTCTTTACCTTGCACAATTTATGGACATATCATATGGTGACATCCTCAGGGTAGCTTCCTAGCACGCTTAAAAAAGTAGCAAATTCCTGCCAATGTTTTGCAACATATTATAATCAATCACTCAGTGATGTTACCAATTGAAATCAACACTTAAATTTACACAAAATGAACCTTAAGATGCGAAAGAGCATTCTGCGCCCTTTGGTCTGCCATAGATGCTTGGAAGTCAACATAGAAAAGGTAAGGGAATGACCTATAGATGAATTTTGCATGTGATTAAAACAAATATCAGCACCGGCAAGTGAAACACATTAAATATTAATAAAAGAGGTGTTAATTTTGGCCCATTTACTTATGAATGTGTCAGTTCAGGTTCTCTTTATCTTTAATTGATCAAACACAAAATATTAAACCGAAATAGCTTAAAAGAAAAGGAGTCATATAGGTTGAACTGGTCGTTACTCACTGATGTATTTTTATTATACAACCTTTGATAAAACTGAAAGAAAAATAATGTTAAAAAGATAAAGATGTACTTTTACATACCCAGGGAAGCCATTGGTACTTTCAGTATGTGCAGGTAATGCTTGCCTTTGCAAAGGACGGCTTTCAATCTACTTTGAGATAAAAATCAATTCTGAATGATCAGCTATACGTTGTGAGAAATAAACGTAACTTGTGATTGATAAAAAAGAAGGAAACTTGCCTTCGTAAGATTGATTTGTCGCATAGCAAACACAGCAAGTGCCTTAAAAAGCATCCCCGGACCCTCGTCAAGCGAAAAAACAATACTTGTCTGACAAGTAAATTTCATTTGTTAGACGGGCATAAGTGCAGAAAATAAAATAGCAAAATTTTTCAGGTACTCCCACTATACAAACCTTAAATGGTCTATCTGTACGGGGTATTATAGGTTCCCTTGCCAGCATTAAAAACCGAGTCACATTATCAGAATAATCCTGGAAAAGAAAACTCAAACAAGTTTGATTTACAATCAAATAAAAttcacaaatatatacatatacatatacatacatatatatcgtaCAACTTTGAGAGTCACCTGAATATCTTGAACAAGCAAATTTAAACCATAAATCTTAGCAGCAGCAGCACTTGCAACTGCTCCAGTATCTCTGAGTTCATTTAGAGCAACATGCTGCCATTAAAAGGTTAGAAGACacaaaaaataaaattaataatcatttaattattataatgtaAAATGGTGAGTTGGTGACTACTGTAATAGACAACTAAAGCATCATCAAAATTCAAATGTATGAGTTATGTACATATAAAAGTCTTAACAATTCTAGTGGTACTGAAATTTGTTCCATTTGTTGAGTGAATGAAAGTCAGAAACAGTTATAACTTTTGTGTTATGTAAACTTTTTTGCTAGCAGCATAAAAAAACGAAGGAGATTGTGACAACCTTTgcagcaccagcagtatcatcAACAGCTTCTCTTACTATTCCCAATCTTGTTAATGTGTTCTCGCACTGAGCAAGAGCCTGTACAATCATTGAAGTACAATTTAAAAAAATgcaaaaataaattattaaataatagaTAAATACAATAAAAATTAAGATACCTGTGGATGGCTAAGAACCCTTTTGAGATCTTCAACTTGAACACCATGGTTAGCAAGCAAACAGTGCCGGATTGAAAGTTTCACTTCACCAACAATATGCAATCTATGTCGAAGTAACAAATCGTAATTCCTGTGAATGCTACCCCCTAAGGAATTTTCAATAGGTAAAACTGCTCGATCGACTAACCACCGCTCAACAGCCTACAGTAAAACAAACAAAGGTTTTCTGTCATCATGTCCTCATGCACCCCAATCATGTTCGTTTTAGGAACACTTTAATTTAATGCTTAATCTACTCTTAAGACTGTATAGATTGCAACAGGTCAGTGAAATGGCCACACATAAATTACCAATTAAACCATGATTACTTATGACACATGAATTTTTGTACTTTTCAGATTACCATGTTGATATGAAGACGGAATTTTCTAAAATAACAGAGTTCAAGTAAAACGTCTAGAGCATGGAAACAAATACAATTACAAAGGTGTAAAACACACATAAATTATTGTAATGATAAAAGCATATATTAGTCTTCATTTCCACTTTCCACGCACATTAAATGTTTTTTAAGAGCATATGATTGCATAATTAACTTACAGCGACAACTTACTTGCAGTTTTCCAATGTATGTCAACGATGGAGGAACTCTAATGCTTTCATTTTTGTTAAAAGACACTTTCTTCAGCAAAAATTCTACATTTTATTTTTGGGAAACTAAAATACTAAAGGCCCGTGTAGTAATTGTTAGGGAAGTGGTTTTGATTTACTTTGATCATATGATATGTTTCAACAATACTGAACACAAAAGTGGTCTACAAAAAAGCTGTTCAGCAGAAGCCAAAATGAAAATTCGGTACTATTATTACCAAAAGATATTTCTAattgaagagaaaaaaaaataataaacaagtCCAGTCCTGTCAAAATACTTTGGATGGTTCCAAGACTACATTACTCATGTATCTCTAATCCCAATAATCCAACAAATGTAAAGTATCCAACTAACTCAGGACCCCATTTATGAACACTGGAAAGATGTATATTAACCTATGCTACAAGTTTTCATTTATAAAGTCAAGAGACATAGAGGGGGGGTaagcaaaaataataataaacccATACTTCAAATCACAATAGATTACTTAAGCACTTAGCTTAGTTTATGAAGCAAAAGTATCACTTGTTAGGTATGACCAAATGAGTATAATCCCTTTACAAATGTAAATAAAGCAAACAGGCAGCAGTGAAAACTCAGCTTGAAccaacatgatttttatataaccAAGCTACTAATCCAGAACCAATAGGTACCAATGACGCTTCTAAGTAAATGATTCTACAACAATGACACTTTCTGTTTTTCAATATGTCAAGTTTCACACAGCAGTATCTAAGTTAGTCTACTTTACAAATAAGTGTAAATTACTAAATTTATAGTTAATGAAAATTATCTTTACAAAACATGATTCTGTAATGAGTTAAACAACCTACCATCCAGTTGCTCTTCTAGCTGAGTTGTGTCTTTAGAACAAATAATTCTTAAGAATTGATAGTATGAAATCATGTTTGTGATAAATAGTACCTCAAAAGCAGTCTCGAATTGTTCGCAAGGAACTGCTTCACAATTAGGGTAAGCCTTCTCTGCAGCAGATTCACTATAAGCCCCTGGAACTCCCTGCCATTATGACACAGAATAAACATGTCTGACTATCTGAGTAATGCTATAACCGGAATAAAATCTATAGAAGTAAATGCTGTCTGCTGTCAACTGCACTTTACTCCTCGTGCGGTCTATGATTTCATATGATCCTATATGAACATGTGTAACGACCGCCTGCACTCCAAAGTGCAGTTGCATGAATTAGAAACACTCGTCAGTTACACCCTATAATGTCAAGTTGCTGAGCTAGATATGGAGTTTTTATACAAGGTTCAAAATAATGTCGAAAAGTCTAGCAGTATTAAAGGTGAGCCAGGCTGAATATAAATTTCGAGCTCGATGTTTAAGCTGGCTTTTAATAAAAGCCAAAATTGCTAAATTAAAGCTGGACTCGTTTGTTAATCaataaaattaaaccctaattcattttaGTTTTTGTGAAACCTATCATACAGATAATAAAATCATTAAGTAACCTGATAAGCAACACGAATTCTGGAACCTTCAGAGGGCAATCCAGTTAAATCAGTAGATGTCAAAGGCCCTAACAACGTTACAATtacacaaacaaacaaacaaactatAATAatgaatgaataaataaataaacaaataaactCCAAATGCCGTTAAAACAGGTAACCAATTAAAAAAGAATGTTAGGGTTGTTACTTGGAAGAGAAGTGTTTTTTCCGTCGGTGTGGCCACgttgaatggatgatgaggatgagGAGGAGGATGATGACGCGGAGGCAGTAATGGTGAAAGGGGTGAAATTGATTGATTTGGAAGGTGAAAAGTGGTTTTGATTGAAATAAatagatgttgttgttgttgttgttgttgtaaggtGGATAGGGGGGTTTATAATGGTGctcattgttgttgctgttgcaatGGAATTAGGGATAGAGAACAATTTATGGTGTTATCGGAGTCGCATCAAACAGGATGACGATGACGACTCTTTTTCTGGATTCACAATATGGATCAACGTTGTATATATACTACTAGCCTGAAGCAAAAACGTTAACTGTAAGATATACTGTACTATCTACTTATTTACTCCgtatgtttttatttatttatttatttatttatgttttattaaattaataataataataataataataataataataataataggagagtatattgctagtgctcccctcacaccgcttgtcaagcccggcggtggtcttcgtcctatagctgtgggtactgtttggcgacgtcttgtttcgaaggttggcgctgctatggttggccagtctttgggaagttacttcgatggtcttcagtttggtgttggtgtttcttcaggtggtgaggctattcttcatgctgt
The window above is part of the Rutidosis leptorrhynchoides isolate AG116_Rl617_1_P2 chromosome 1, CSIRO_AGI_Rlap_v1, whole genome shotgun sequence genome. Proteins encoded here:
- the LOC139856777 gene encoding arogenate dehydratase 2-like, which translates into the protein MSTIINPPIHLTTTTTTTTSIYFNQNHFSPSKSINFTPFTITASASSSSSSSSSSIQRGHTDGKNTSLPRPLTSTDLTGLPSEGSRIRVAYQGVPGAYSESAAEKAYPNCEAVPCEQFETAFEAVERWLVDRAVLPIENSLGGSIHRNYDLLLRHRLHIVGEVKLSIRHCLLANHGVQVEDLKRVLSHPQALAQCENTLTRLGIVREAVDDTAGAAKHVALNELRDTGAVASAAAAKIYGLNLLVQDIQDYSDNVTRFLMLAREPIIPRTDRPFKTSIVFSLDEGPGMLFKALAVFAMRQINLTKIESRPLQRQALPAHTESTNGFPGSFPYLFYVDFQASMADQRAQNALSHLKEFATFLSVLGSYPEDVTI